In Pikeienuella piscinae, the sequence GCGCGCGCGCGCGTTTCGCGGCCTCCGCCCCGCTCTTTCCGGCGGCGAGTTGCGGCAGGACCACGTTCTCCTCGGCGGAGAACTCCGGCAGGAGGTGGTGAAACTGGTAGACGAAGCCGATCTCGGCCCGCCGCGCGGCGGTGCGCCCGCCATCGGGCAGCCCGGTCATCGCCCGGCCGCCGATCAGCACCTCGCCTGAATCGGCGCTGTCGAGGAGGCCGGCGATATGAAGCAGCGTCGACTTCCCCGCCCCGGAGGGCGCGACCAGCGCGACGATCTCGCCGGGATGAAGGACGAGATCGACGCCCTTCAGCACCTCGACCGCCGCGCGGCCGGTCCCGTAACTCTTGACGACGCCCGAGAGCGCCAGCGCCGGATCACTCATTGCGCAGCGCCTCCACCGGATCCAGCCGCGCGGCGCGCCATGCGGGATAGAGCGTGGCGAGGAAGGAGAGGCCGAGCGCCAGCGCCAGCACCGAGGCGACATCGGAAAGGTGAAGCTGCGCCGGGATGTCGGTGAGGTAGCGCACCGAGCTGTCCCATACCGAAACGCCGAGCACCCATTCGACCGCCGCCTGCACCGCCTTGATGTTGAGCGTGAAGAGCACGCCGAGTCCGACGCCGAGCAGCGTGCCCACGACGCCGATCGCCGCGCCGCAGACGAAGAACACCCGCATCACGGCGCCGCGTGTCAGCCCGATGGTGCGCAGGATGCCGATATCCGACCCCTTGTCCTTCACCAGCATGATCAGCCCGGAGATGATGTTGAGCGCGGCGACAAGGATGATGAGCGAGAGGATGAGGAACATCACCACCCTTTCAGTCTTCAACGCCTTCAGGTAGCCGCCGTTCTGGTCCTTCCACGTCCAGAGTCGGACCCTGGCGTCGAGCGATCTGGCCAGCCGGTTCACCGCGTCCTCGACCCGGTCCGGCTGCTCGACCATCACCTCGATCATGTCGGCGCGGTCCTGCTTCAGGAAGAACTTTTGCGCCGCTTCGAGCGGCATGTAGACGAGAATCTTGTCGTACTCGGTCATTCCGATGCGAAAGATGTAAGCGACGCGAAAGGAGCGCACCGTCGCCGGCGAGGGGCCGAGCACCGTGCGCAGACCCCGCGGCGAAATCAGCTTCACCGTGTCGCCGACCTTGACGCCCAGATCGTCCGCGACGCCGGCGCCGATGGCGATGCTGTCGCCGCCGAAATCGGCCAGCGCCCCGTTGCTGCTTTCCGGATGCGCCAGCGCTTCGAGCGTTTTCGCGTTCTCGGGGCTGACGCCGCGCACCAGGACGCCCGCCGCGCTTCCATTCACACCCGAGGCCATCACCCGCCCTTCGATGATCGGCGCGGCGCGGGTCACGCCGGGCGTCGCGGCGGCGCGCGCGGCGAGATCGGGGTAATCCTCCAGAACCTTGCCGACGGGCAGGATCAGCACATGGCCGTTGGCCCCGAGAATGCGGCCCACCAGCTCGTCGCGAAAGCCGTTCATCACCGACATGACGATGATCAGCGTGGCGACGCCGAGCATGATGCCGACAAGGCTGAAGCCGGTGATGGCGGAGATCGCGCGCTCCTTCCGACGCGAACGGAGATAGCGGAGCGCGATCATCCACTCGAACCCGGCGAAGGGCCGCGTGCCGGGGGTTCCGGCCATCAGCGCGCCGCGTAGATCTCGGCGAGCCGGGCCACCGCGTCATCGGGCGAAAGCTCCACCGTCTCGCCGGTCTTGCGGCGGGTCAGCTCGACCTGGCCGGATTTCAGCCCGCGCGGGCCGATGGTGACGCGCCATGGCAGGCCGATGAGATCCATCGTAGCGAATTTCGACCCGGCGCGTTCCTCCCGATCATCATAGAGCGGATCGACGCCGGCGGCTTTCAGCTTCGTGTAGATATCGTCGCATGCGGCGTCGGTGGCGGCGTCGCCCTGACGGAGATTGACGACCCCGGCGCCGAAGGGCGTGACCCCTTCTGGCCAGATAATGCCCTTCTCGTCATGGCTCGCCTCGATGATCGCGCCGGCGAGGCGGCTGACGCCGATGCCGTGGCTGCCCATGTGGACAGCAACCTGCGCGCCGGTCTCGTCGGTGACGGTGGCGCCCATCGGCTCCGAATACTTCGTGCCGAAATAGAAGATCTGCCCGACTTCGATGCCACGCGCGGAGCGGCGGCGCTCCTCCGGGATCTCGGCGAATTTCGCCTCGTCATGGGTCTCGTCGGTGCGAGCGTAGCGGGAGGTGAACTCTTCGAGCACGCCCCGGCATTCGGCGATGTCGTCATAGTCGATGGCGCGGTCGCCGAATTTCAGATCGGTGATGGCGCTGTCGTAGAACACCTCCGACTCGCCCGTTTCCGCCAGGACGAGAAACTCGTGCGTGTAGTCGCCGCCGATCGGGCCGCCATCGGCGCGCATCGGGATCGCCTGAAGGCCCATGCGCTCATATGTGCGAAGATAGCTGACCAGGTGGCGGTTATAGGCGTGGAGCGCGGCCTCTTTCGTCAGGTCGAAATTGTAACCGTCCTTCATCAGGAACTCGCGGCCGCGCATGACGCCGAAACGCGGCCGCACTTCGTCGCGGAATTTCCACTGGATGTGGTAGAGTGTCAGCGGCAGCGCCTTGTAGGAGCCGACATAGGAGCGGAAGATGTCGGTGATCAGCTCCTCGTTCGTAGGGCCGTAGAGCATGTCGCGCTTGTGGCGGTCGGTGATGCGCAGCATCTCCTCGCCGTAATCGTCGTAGCGCCCGCTCTCGCGCCAGAGATCGGCGGATTGGATCGTCGGCATCAGCATCGGGATATGGCCGGCGCGCTGCTGCTCCTCATGCACGATGCGCTCGATCCGGCTGAGCACCTTGAAGCCCAGCGGCAGCCAGGAATAGATCCCCGCGCTCGCCTGCCGGATCATCCCCGCCCGGAGCATCAGGCGATGCGAGACGATCTGCGCCTCGGCCGGCGTTTCTTTCAGGACGGGCAGGAAATAACGGGAAAGACGCATGACGCTCCGCTTTCAGTGTTTCACCGCGCCGGTTTAGGCGAGCATGGACACCGGCGCAATCGGGCGCATGCCGTCAGCGCGCCGGCGACGGAAGTTGCGGCGATTGATGGACGGATCGGAAAACGAACAACCATAAATCAGCCATTATTCCGGGTACATTCCATTTTCAGGCGGGATTCGCGACGTTTTCGACTCAGGATCGTTGACATTTCGTCGAAAAAACCGGAGGTATGCCCGGTGGAAGTCTGTGTGTAATTTTGTCGAGATGGGGAAACCATGAACAGAATGTCAATTTTCGCGGCCGTCGCGGCCGTAGGAGCCGTGTTTGCGAGTCCGGCCGCCGCCGTCGTTGTGAGCGGATCCGTCGACAGCCCCGCCAACGCGGACTTCAAGAAGCTCTTCACGCCGTTCGATGAGTCGAACCCGGACAACACGGTTGGCGGGAACAACTTCAACGACAACGTCCTTTACGCCTTCGACGAAGATCAGAACATCGTTCTGGGCGATCTTCTCGAAGTCGACTTTGGCGACGACATCGCCGCGGGCACGATGGTGGCCTCGCACTACGTCTTCTATGATCCGAAGAACACAAAGCGCCTGAAGGGCAGCATCGAGTTCGACGCGAAGATTCTCGGCGTCGCCTCTTCGAAGGGCCTTCTGGACGCGAGCGATTTCCTCGCGAACAATCTGGTCACCTATGTGAGCCGGGACCTGCGGGGGCTGGAGGGCAACGACTCCCTCTCGTTCTCGGACAACATTCTCAACGTGAACTTCTATGCGGGCAGCCCAGGCGATTACATTCGCGTATTCACCGAGCGGTCGGTGACCGCGGCCGTCCCGATCCCGGCCGCTCTGCCGCTGCTTGCAAGCGCGCTTTTCGGGCTCGGTTTCGTCGGACGCCGTCGGCGCGCCTGATCCCGCTATCGGCCTGAGACCCAGAACCCCGCGCCCAGGGCGCGGGGTTTTTCGTTCTGGCGCTCTCTTTGCGATCAGGCGATGAAAACCGGCTCCAGCCTCAGCGCGCCGGCGAGCGCGCCAAGCCGGCGCTTCACCCGCTCGCCGGCGAGATCGGCCACGGCGGGCGCGAAACTCAGCGTAAGGCGCCCGTCGCCGACGCGCAGCGGGCAATCTCCGAGCGTGCCGATGGCGGAGCCGGAAACCATCGCCCCGAGCCGGGCGGCGCGGCCGACGATCTCGGCCTCACGCCGCGCATCGGCGTCCATCAGCGCAACGGAAGCCGCCTCCGCCGCTTGCAGATCGCCCTTGTAGCGATGCATCAGCGCGGCCCCGAGAAAGAGCCGGCCACGATGGCCGACGCCGGCGAGATTGCCGCGACTGACGGTGCCGAAACAGGCGGTGACGCGAAAGTCGGGATGCGCCCGCCAGTTCACGTCATGGAGCAGGCACACCGCCTCCGCCAGCCGCATCCGATCGGCGTTGAAGCCGTTCAGAAGGGGGCGCATCCATGTGAACAACTCCGCCCCGAAGCCGGGACAGCGGGCGTGGCGGGCTTCCATCGCCGTGGCGGCGGCGATCAGCGGCTCCTCCGCGCGCATCGACGCCGCCATCCGCTCGTAGATCATCCCCTCACGCACGCCGAACGCCGAAATGTCCACGCTTCCGGGCGTCAGCTCGGCCATCAGGCGTTTCAAGGCCCGCGCGCCGCCGACCATCGATGGGATGCGCGAGTTCGAAACCTCAGCGGCTTTCTTGATCGCCGCCGGCGGCTCGGACAGCGCCCAATCGCAGAGCCCGTGCGCCTCCTTCGGGGTCATCTCGAAGCCCTGCAGAACGTGGAACGGATAGCCGGCCCGCGACATCCCCGCCTTGGCCAGCGCCCGCCAGGCGCCGCCGACGAGAATCAGCCGCGAAGCTTTCGGCGCGAACGGCGCGGCGGCGGCGGAGAGCGCACGCATCGCGCGCTGGCTGAGCGGCCCGTCGCCTTCGCCGAAAAGCAGGTGGCCGGCGGGAACCGACACCGTGGCGCCGACGGCGCCGACCGCCACCTCGGCGAGTTCGAGCGACGCGCCGCCGAGATCGGCGACGACGCCCTCGGCGGCGGGCCAGCCGAAAAGCACGCCCTCGGCGGCGAGCTTCGCCTCCTCCGGCCCAGTGACGACGCGAATCGAAATGTCGAGCTCTCGCGACAGCGCATCGCGGTATTCCGGCCCGTCCTCGGCCTCACGCAGCGCGGCGGTGGCGAAAACGATCAGCTCGGAGACGCCGATCCGACGTGAAAGCGAGACATAGCGCCGAAGCGCCGCGCGCGCCGCCGCCCTGCCGTCCGCGTTGAGCCGGCCGGTCTCGCTTAACCCGCGGCCCAGGCCGCAGATCACCTTCTCATTGAAGAAATAGTCGGGGCTGCGCACGCCGTCCTCGAACACAACGAGGCGGATCGAGTTCGAACCGATGTCGATCACCCCGACGAGCCCCATCGCCGGGGTCGCCGCGGGGTGCGGCGGCGTCTCCGAGGCTATCGGGGCGGCGGCCTGATCTGGCGCGGTCAAGGGCGGTCTCCGGGTCCGGCGCGGCTCGGGCCGTTAGAACGGCGCCGCGTGGCCGGGTCAAGCCGCCTTTAGTCGCGCTCATCCCCCTTTCGCCGCCCGCGGCGCGATGCGGCGTTCCCCGTCCCGGCCGTGGCCGGCGCGCGGGTGGGCGGGCGGCCTAGAGCCCCGTCACCTCTTTCACGAAGGGAAGCGTGATCCGCCGCCCGGCGTCGAGCGCCGCCTCGTCCAGTCGCGCGACGGTCGCGGCGGCGGCGGCGGCGGAGCGTTCGATCCGCCGGCCGAGAAAGCGCAGGACCCCTTCGTCGACCTGTAGCCCGCGATCATGGAAATGCTTGGCGAGAAGATCGGCGATCAGCGCCTCGTCGGGCGGCTCCAGCGACGCGCTCATCGCGCCGGCGAGGCGCGAGGCGAGGTCCGGCATGCGGATCGGCCAGCTCTGCGGCGCGCCCCTCCCGGTGATCAGCAGCGCCGCGCCCTCCGCCCGCGCGAGGTTGATGAGGTGAAAGAGCGCGGCTTCGGCCCGCGCGTCGCCGCCGATCCGGTCGGCGTCCTCGACCGCGGCGGCGCCGGCGGCGACCAGCGCCGGCGGGTCGGCGGGGTCGAGCGTCGCGGCGGCGACGCGCTCGGCGCCGGTCTCGCCGGCCCAGACATGCGCGAGATGCGTCTTGCCCGCCCCTTCCGGCCCGGTCAGCGTCAGGAGCCCGTTCGGCCAGCTTCGCCAACGGTCGATCAGCGCCACCGCGGCGGCGTTCGATGCGGAGACGCGAAACGCCTCACGCCCCCGCGCCGGCCGCTTTGGCAGGGCGAGGCCGAGCGGGATCTGCGCGCTCATGGTCCGCTGTCGCCGCGCTGGCCGCGATAGAGGGCGCCCTGCTTGTATTTGCCAATCGAAAAGCGAAGGAAAACACCGATCACCGCCGCCGCCGGAACCGCGATCAGGAGCCCGGTGAAGCCGAAAAGCGCGCCGAATGCGGAGAGCGCGAACATCAGCCACACCGGATGCAAGCCGACCGAGCCGCCGACCAGTTTCGGTGTCAGGAAATTCCCCTCGACCGCCTGGCCGGCGGCGAAGATCGCCGCCGTCGCGACGACCCAGACCGGGTCGTTCCAGAAATAGAACAGCGCGATCCCGACAGAGAGCGCGCCGCCGAAGATGGAGCCGACAAAGGGGATGAAGGAGATCAACCCGGCGAAAAACCCGACCAGCAGACCGAAGGGAAGCTGGATCAGCGTCAGCGCGAGGGCGTAGAACCCGCCGAGGATCAGGCAGACCGTCACCTGACCGCGCACGAACCCCGCGAGCACGCGGTCGACCTCGCCCGCCAGCCAGCGGATCTCGTCGCGGTGCTGGCGCGGCAGCATGTCGTCGATGCGGGCGATCATGTTGTCCCAGTCCAGCAGCAGGTAGAACGCGACCACCGGCGTCACCACCATCAGCGCAACGACCTGGAACCCGGCGAGACTGACCGACCAGGCGCCCTGAAGGACGCCGACGGAAATATCCTTGATCTGGCTCTGCGCCTGATTCAGCCCCTTGGTCAGCGCCGCGCCGAGGGCGCCGTCCTGGTCGAAAAGCGGCGCGACGCGCGTTTCCACGAATTCACGGGCGGCGTTGAAAAGCTCGGGG encodes:
- a CDS encoding exopolyphosphatase, yielding MTAPDQAAAPIASETPPHPAATPAMGLVGVIDIGSNSIRLVVFEDGVRSPDYFFNEKVICGLGRGLSETGRLNADGRAAARAALRRYVSLSRRIGVSELIVFATAALREAEDGPEYRDALSRELDISIRVVTGPEEAKLAAEGVLFGWPAAEGVVADLGGASLELAEVAVGAVGATVSVPAGHLLFGEGDGPLSQRAMRALSAAAAPFAPKASRLILVGGAWRALAKAGMSRAGYPFHVLQGFEMTPKEAHGLCDWALSEPPAAIKKAAEVSNSRIPSMVGGARALKRLMAELTPGSVDISAFGVREGMIYERMAASMRAEEPLIAAATAMEARHARCPGFGAELFTWMRPLLNGFNADRMRLAEAVCLLHDVNWRAHPDFRVTACFGTVSRGNLAGVGHRGRLFLGAALMHRYKGDLQAAEAASVALMDADARREAEIVGRAARLGAMVSGSAIGTLGDCPLRVGDGRLTLSFAPAVADLAGERVKRRLGALAGALRLEPVFIA
- a CDS encoding lipoprotein-releasing ABC transporter permease subunit, coding for MAGTPGTRPFAGFEWMIALRYLRSRRKERAISAITGFSLVGIMLGVATLIIVMSVMNGFRDELVGRILGANGHVLILPVGKVLEDYPDLAARAAATPGVTRAAPIIEGRVMASGVNGSAAGVLVRGVSPENAKTLEALAHPESSNGALADFGGDSIAIGAGVADDLGVKVGDTVKLISPRGLRTVLGPSPATVRSFRVAYIFRIGMTEYDKILVYMPLEAAQKFFLKQDRADMIEVMVEQPDRVEDAVNRLARSLDARVRLWTWKDQNGGYLKALKTERVVMFLILSLIILVAALNIISGLIMLVKDKGSDIGILRTIGLTRGAVMRVFFVCGAAIGVVGTLLGVGLGVLFTLNIKAVQAAVEWVLGVSVWDSSVRYLTDIPAQLHLSDVASVLALALGLSFLATLYPAWRAARLDPVEALRNE
- the proS gene encoding proline--tRNA ligase, producing MRLSRYFLPVLKETPAEAQIVSHRLMLRAGMIRQASAGIYSWLPLGFKVLSRIERIVHEEQQRAGHIPMLMPTIQSADLWRESGRYDDYGEEMLRITDRHKRDMLYGPTNEELITDIFRSYVGSYKALPLTLYHIQWKFRDEVRPRFGVMRGREFLMKDGYNFDLTKEAALHAYNRHLVSYLRTYERMGLQAIPMRADGGPIGGDYTHEFLVLAETGESEVFYDSAITDLKFGDRAIDYDDIAECRGVLEEFTSRYARTDETHDEAKFAEIPEERRRSARGIEVGQIFYFGTKYSEPMGATVTDETGAQVAVHMGSHGIGVSRLAGAIIEASHDEKGIIWPEGVTPFGAGVVNLRQGDAATDAACDDIYTKLKAAGVDPLYDDREERAGSKFATMDLIGLPWRVTIGPRGLKSGQVELTRRKTGETVELSPDDAVARLAEIYAAR
- a CDS encoding ABC transporter ATP-binding protein — its product is MSDPALALSGVVKSYGTGRAAVEVLKGVDLVLHPGEIVALVAPSGAGKSTLLHIAGLLDSADSGEVLIGGRAMTGLPDGGRTAARRAEIGFVYQFHHLLPEFSAEENVVLPQLAAGKSGAEAAKRARALLAAVGLSDRFAHRPGELSGGEQQRVAIARALANRPRLLLADEPTGNLDVGTSETVFALLLEIAREEGLAALIATHNPALAARMDRVATLEAGRLL
- a CDS encoding AI-2E family transporter — its product is MTMREQAVWWLLGLIILIILLVLLSNVLLPFVLAAGIAYFTDPLADRLERRGLSRVLATVIVTAVAFIVATIALIILIPLLINQIQLAIDAAPELFNAAREFVETRVAPLFDQDGALGAALTKGLNQAQSQIKDISVGVLQGAWSVSLAGFQVVALMVVTPVVAFYLLLDWDNMIARIDDMLPRQHRDEIRWLAGEVDRVLAGFVRGQVTVCLILGGFYALALTLIQLPFGLLVGFFAGLISFIPFVGSIFGGALSVGIALFYFWNDPVWVVATAAIFAAGQAVEGNFLTPKLVGGSVGLHPVWLMFALSAFGALFGFTGLLIAVPAAAVIGVFLRFSIGKYKQGALYRGQRGDSGP
- a CDS encoding HdaA/DnaA family protein, with the protein product MSAQIPLGLALPKRPARGREAFRVSASNAAAVALIDRWRSWPNGLLTLTGPEGAGKTHLAHVWAGETGAERVAAATLDPADPPALVAAGAAAVEDADRIGGDARAEAALFHLINLARAEGAALLITGRGAPQSWPIRMPDLASRLAGAMSASLEPPDEALIADLLAKHFHDRGLQVDEGVLRFLGRRIERSAAAAAATVARLDEAALDAGRRITLPFVKEVTGL